In Aegilops tauschii subsp. strangulata cultivar AL8/78 chromosome 3, Aet v6.0, whole genome shotgun sequence, one genomic interval encodes:
- the LOC109757378 gene encoding indole-3-glycerol phosphate lyase, chloroplastic encodes MSGNPAATVPAGSLAEAPAPVPVPAVAGERGLSVSQAMSKVMEKGKTAFIPYITAGDPDLATTAAALRLLDALGADVVELGMPFSDASADGAVIKASAARALAAGATADAIMAMLKEVTPELSCPVVIFSYFSPIAQRGTASFAAAVKEAGVKGLIVPDLPYAETSAFRDEAIKNELELVLLTTPSTPPERMKEITEASGGFVYLVSVDGVTGARATVNPRVESLLKEIKQVTDKAVAVGFGISTPDHVKQIAEWGADGVIIGSAMVKQLGEAASPEEGLKRLEVYARSLKDALP; translated from the exons ATGTCTGGAAATCCAGCAGCCACGGTCCCGGCGGGATCGCTCGCCGAGGCCCcggcgcccgtgcccgtgcctgCCGTCGCCGGCGAGCGCGGCCTGTCCGTGTCGCAGGCCATGTCCAAAGTCATGGAGAAGGGCAAG ACGGCCTTCATCCCGTACATCACCGCCGGCGACCCGGACctggcgacgacggcggcggcgctgaGGCTCCTCGACGCCCTGGGCGCGGATGTCGTCGAGCTAGGCATGCCCTTCTCGGATGCCTCAGCCGACGGGGCCGTCATCAAGGCCTCCGCGGCACGCGCGCTGGCCGCTGGCGCGACGGCTGACGCCATCATGGCGATGCTGAAGGAGGTGACGCCGGAGCTTTCCTGCCCCGTGGTGATCTTCTCCTACTTCAGCCCCATTGCACAGCGAGGGACGGcgagcttcgccgccgccgtCAAGGAAGCCGGCGTAAAAG GTCTTATAGTACCCGATCTTCCTTATGCCGAGACAAGTGCTTTCAGGGATGAAGCAATCAAAAACGAGCTAGAGCTG GTTTTACTTACAACACCATCTACACCGCCAGAGAGGATGAAGGAGATCACTGAAGCTTCAGGAGGCTTCGTTTACCTT GTAAGTGTCGACGGAGTTACAGGTGCCCGTGCAACCGTGAACCCACGCGTTGAGAGTCTTCTTAAGGAGATTAAGCAG GTCACTGACAAGGCAGTGGCTGTAGGCTTTGGAATTTCGACCCCTGACCATGTTAAGCAG ATTGCAGAGTGGGGTGCAGATGGAGTGATCATCGGGAGTGCAATGGTAAAGCAGTTGGGTGAGGCGGCTTCTCCAGAAGAAGGGTTGAAAAGGTTGGAAGTCTATGCCAGGAGCTTGAAGGACGCCTTGCCATGA